In Vanacampus margaritifer isolate UIUO_Vmar chromosome 9, RoL_Vmar_1.0, whole genome shotgun sequence, the following proteins share a genomic window:
- the dcst2 gene encoding DC-STAMP domain-containing protein 2 isoform X1, with translation MASSASGQVRASRVSSYLKSLTVFSRQRPPSSSSSAAAALRRRRKVRSYLCGAGRSLLAFGAGLTLASCYGATALFLEGAPLWTCVYSTLAVAAAAAFGMGMSVRVRGAVGLMMPALCSGQSTRRRRARVCDCTRRVNVCVAQGRNFLLLASTWLLVSGPVANTLENAEQAAASLLCGAELAANQTRQLMRNAATPLLAALDHIRQMGSNAAAMATRVNKLIGSVSDAIRQIGEESTTMRESLRARVLTLRLCPPPARTVRNVLHYLVDIGNVCDSKMGLPYAKCRAIFKQARVDCNARLGNFKHLCKVVSDFMRLCNLAKAPEVFCLVPEYVGTLLQDKLADSTIAAFQRMRRQFDFNLSVSADLEADADVSRSLRESGQGILEQLSGDLKVLAALRGPLVWAGLVLLTYSLIRAVHYQHKYLTHLNFDNVYISAQFVELDCQLTSEGGASVLPITRRESQLYIRPLALRLTRSECRSVLVGVASVCRHALISAVLVALDFLVFWLLDQVHRQVRGGVVARAPVKVSILVEGLGYMADIMRDLVASFNLLQAGNVTVISSKCLRAPSQPDYAACFTLGFLLGAALLVAFAGGMVQRSRRLICAYFHPDTERVHARTPLDGLAAVRPADVDFPLRQARIRFLRQQILDERRAAGRALVRASARKPAGGAGPCGRLGALCARLPGGDAYLSQMCLACGEGAGLAPFICDVRRCPGVFCKACFKRVGGTCDVCARPATFQEDSQEEPDSSEDERGRV, from the exons ATGGCAAGCTCCGCCTCTGGCCAAGTCCGAGCATCCCGAGTGAGCTCGTATCTGAAAAGCCTGACCGTGTTTTCCCGCCAAAGGCCACCATCCTCGTCATCGTCGGCAGCCGCGGCCTTGCGGCGGCGCCGGAAGGTGCGAAGCTACCTGTGCGGGGCGGGGCGGAGCCTGCTGGCGTTCGGGGCTGGGCTGACGCTGGCCTCGTGCTACGGCGCCACCGCGCTCTTCCTGGAGGGGGCGCCGCTGTGGACGTGCGTGTACAGCACGCTGGccgtggccgccgccgccgccttcggGATGGGGATGTCGGTGCGCGTGCGCGGCGCCGTCGGCCTCATGATGCCGGCGCTGTGCTCCGGTCAGTCGACTCGCCGGCgccgcgcgcgtgtgtgtgattgCACGAGacgtgtaaatgtgtgtgtagcTCAGGGGCGTAACTTCCTGTTGCTGGCGAGCACGTGGTTGCTGGTGTCGGGTCCGGTGGCGAACACGCTGGAGAATGCGGAGCAAGCTGCCGCCAGCCTCCTTTGCGGCGCCGAGCTGGCGGCCAATCAGACGCGACAGCTGATGAGGAATgcggccacgccccttttgG CCGCGCTGGATCACATCCGGCAGATGGGCAGTAACGCCGCCGCCATGGCGACCCGGGTCAACAAGCTGATCGGCTCGGTGAGCGACGCCATCCGCCAAATTGGTGAGGAAAGCACAACCATGCGCGAGAGCTTGCGTGCGCGCGTCCTCACCTTGCGTCTTTGTCCTCCTCCAGCTCGCACCGTGAGGAACGTCCTTCACTACCTGGTGGACATCGGCAACGTGTGCGACTCCAAAATGGGTTTGCCGTACGCCAAGTGTCGCGCCATCTTCAAGCAGGCGCGAGTTGACTGCAACGCTCGGCTGGGCAACTTCAAACATCTTTGTAAAGTCGTCAGCGACTTCATGCGCCTTTGCAATTTGGCCAAAG CCCCGGAAGTCTTCTGCCTGGTCCCGGAGTACGTCGGCACTCTGCTCCAGGACAAGCTGGCCGACT CCACCATCGCCGCCTTCCAGCGGATGCGCAGGCAGTTCGACTTCAACCTGTCGGTGTCGGCCGACTTGGAGGCGGACGCCGACGTCAGCCGCTCGCTGCGGGAGAGCGGCCAGGGAATCCTGGAGCAGCTGAGCGGGGACCTCAAAGTCCTCGCCGCGCTTAGAGGGCCGCTGGTGTGGGCGGGGCTTGTGCTCCTCACCTACTCCCTGATCAG ggCAGTGCATTACCAGCACAAGTACTTGACACACTTGAACTTCGACAACGTTTACATCAGCGCCCAGTTTGTCGAGCTGGACTGTCAGCTGACCTCAGAGGGCGGGGCTTCCGTCCTGCCAATCACGCGTCGAGAATCTCAGCTCTACATTCGACCGC TGGCCCTGCGGCTGACGAGGAGCGAGTGTCGCTCGGTGCTGGTGGGCGTGGCCTCGGTTTGCCGGCACGCGCTGATTTCGGCTGTTCTGGTTGCGCTGGACTTCCTGGTCTTCTGGCTTCTGGATCAGGTGCACCGGCAGGTCCGGGGAGGCGTCGTGGCCCGAG CTCCGGTGAAGGTGTCGATCCTGGTGGAAGGTTTGGGCTACATGGCCGACATCATGCGCGACCTGGTGGCGTCCTTCAACTTGCTGCAGGCGGGAAACGTGACGGTCATCAGCAGCAAGTGTCTACGTGCGCCGTCACAACCCGACTACGCCGCCTGCTTCACGCTAG GCTTCCTGTTGGGCGCGGCCCTGCTGGTGGCGTTCGCCGGAGGGATGGTGCAGCGATCGCGACGCCTTATCTGCGCCTACTTCCACCCCGACACCGAGAgggtacacgcacgcacgccactCGATGGCTTGGCCGCCGTCCGACCAGCTGACGTTGACTTCCCGCTCCGGCAGGCGCGCATCCGCTTCCTTCGCCAGCAGATCCTGGACGAGCGGCGGGCAGCGGGACGAGCCCTGGTGAGGGCGTCGGCCAGGAAGCCGGCGGGAGGAGCCGGGCCCTGCGGCCGTCTCGGGGCGCTGTGTGCACG GCTTCCGGGCGGAGACGCTTACCTGTCGCAAATGTGCTTGGCCTGCggcgagggggcggggcttgcgCCATTCATCTGCGACGTCCGGCGCTGTCCAG GCGTGTTTTGCAAGGCCTGTTTTAAGCGCGTGGGAGGCACGTGTGACGTGTGCGCGCGACCTGCGACTTTCCAGGAAGACAGCCAGGAGGAGCC CGACTCGAGCGAGGACGAGCGAGGACGAGTGTGA
- the dcst2 gene encoding DC-STAMP domain-containing protein 2 isoform X4: MASSASGQVRASRVSSYLKSLTVFSRQRPPSSSSSAAAALRRRRKVRSYLCGAGRSLLAFGAGLTLASCYGATALFLEGAPLWTCVYSTLAVAAAAAFGMGMSVRVRGAVGLMMPALCSGQSTRRRRARVCDCTRRVNVCVAQGRNFLLLASTWLLVSGPVANTLENAEQAAASLLCGAELAANQTRQLMRNAATPLLAALDHIRQMGSNAAAMATRVNKLIGSVSDAIRQIGEESTTMRESLRARVLTLRLCPPPARTVRNVLHYLVDIGNVCDSKMGLPYAKCRAIFKQARVDCNARLGNFKHLCKVVSDFMRLCNLAKAPEVFCLVPEYVGTLLQDKLADSTIAAFQRMRRQFDFNLSVSADLEADADVSRSLRESGQGILEQLSGDLKVLAALRGPLVWAGLVLLTYSLIRAVHYQHKYLTHLNFDNVYISAQFVELDCQLTSEGGASVLPITRRESQLYIRPLALRLTRSECRSVLVGVASVCRHALISAVLVALDFLVFWLLDQVHRQVRGGVVARAPVKVSILVEGLGYMADIMRDLVASFNLLQAGNVTVISSKCLRAPSQPDYAACFTLGFLLGAALLVAFAGGMVQRSRRLICAYFHPDTERARIRFLRQQILDERRAAGRALVRASARKPAGGAGPCGRLGALCARLPGGDAYLSQMCLACGEGAGLAPFICDVRRCPGVFCKACFKRVGGTCDVCARPATFQEDSQEEPDSSEDERGRV, from the exons ATGGCAAGCTCCGCCTCTGGCCAAGTCCGAGCATCCCGAGTGAGCTCGTATCTGAAAAGCCTGACCGTGTTTTCCCGCCAAAGGCCACCATCCTCGTCATCGTCGGCAGCCGCGGCCTTGCGGCGGCGCCGGAAGGTGCGAAGCTACCTGTGCGGGGCGGGGCGGAGCCTGCTGGCGTTCGGGGCTGGGCTGACGCTGGCCTCGTGCTACGGCGCCACCGCGCTCTTCCTGGAGGGGGCGCCGCTGTGGACGTGCGTGTACAGCACGCTGGccgtggccgccgccgccgccttcggGATGGGGATGTCGGTGCGCGTGCGCGGCGCCGTCGGCCTCATGATGCCGGCGCTGTGCTCCGGTCAGTCGACTCGCCGGCgccgcgcgcgtgtgtgtgattgCACGAGacgtgtaaatgtgtgtgtagcTCAGGGGCGTAACTTCCTGTTGCTGGCGAGCACGTGGTTGCTGGTGTCGGGTCCGGTGGCGAACACGCTGGAGAATGCGGAGCAAGCTGCCGCCAGCCTCCTTTGCGGCGCCGAGCTGGCGGCCAATCAGACGCGACAGCTGATGAGGAATgcggccacgccccttttgG CCGCGCTGGATCACATCCGGCAGATGGGCAGTAACGCCGCCGCCATGGCGACCCGGGTCAACAAGCTGATCGGCTCGGTGAGCGACGCCATCCGCCAAATTGGTGAGGAAAGCACAACCATGCGCGAGAGCTTGCGTGCGCGCGTCCTCACCTTGCGTCTTTGTCCTCCTCCAGCTCGCACCGTGAGGAACGTCCTTCACTACCTGGTGGACATCGGCAACGTGTGCGACTCCAAAATGGGTTTGCCGTACGCCAAGTGTCGCGCCATCTTCAAGCAGGCGCGAGTTGACTGCAACGCTCGGCTGGGCAACTTCAAACATCTTTGTAAAGTCGTCAGCGACTTCATGCGCCTTTGCAATTTGGCCAAAG CCCCGGAAGTCTTCTGCCTGGTCCCGGAGTACGTCGGCACTCTGCTCCAGGACAAGCTGGCCGACT CCACCATCGCCGCCTTCCAGCGGATGCGCAGGCAGTTCGACTTCAACCTGTCGGTGTCGGCCGACTTGGAGGCGGACGCCGACGTCAGCCGCTCGCTGCGGGAGAGCGGCCAGGGAATCCTGGAGCAGCTGAGCGGGGACCTCAAAGTCCTCGCCGCGCTTAGAGGGCCGCTGGTGTGGGCGGGGCTTGTGCTCCTCACCTACTCCCTGATCAG ggCAGTGCATTACCAGCACAAGTACTTGACACACTTGAACTTCGACAACGTTTACATCAGCGCCCAGTTTGTCGAGCTGGACTGTCAGCTGACCTCAGAGGGCGGGGCTTCCGTCCTGCCAATCACGCGTCGAGAATCTCAGCTCTACATTCGACCGC TGGCCCTGCGGCTGACGAGGAGCGAGTGTCGCTCGGTGCTGGTGGGCGTGGCCTCGGTTTGCCGGCACGCGCTGATTTCGGCTGTTCTGGTTGCGCTGGACTTCCTGGTCTTCTGGCTTCTGGATCAGGTGCACCGGCAGGTCCGGGGAGGCGTCGTGGCCCGAG CTCCGGTGAAGGTGTCGATCCTGGTGGAAGGTTTGGGCTACATGGCCGACATCATGCGCGACCTGGTGGCGTCCTTCAACTTGCTGCAGGCGGGAAACGTGACGGTCATCAGCAGCAAGTGTCTACGTGCGCCGTCACAACCCGACTACGCCGCCTGCTTCACGCTAG GCTTCCTGTTGGGCGCGGCCCTGCTGGTGGCGTTCGCCGGAGGGATGGTGCAGCGATCGCGACGCCTTATCTGCGCCTACTTCCACCCCGACACCGAGAgg GCGCGCATCCGCTTCCTTCGCCAGCAGATCCTGGACGAGCGGCGGGCAGCGGGACGAGCCCTGGTGAGGGCGTCGGCCAGGAAGCCGGCGGGAGGAGCCGGGCCCTGCGGCCGTCTCGGGGCGCTGTGTGCACG GCTTCCGGGCGGAGACGCTTACCTGTCGCAAATGTGCTTGGCCTGCggcgagggggcggggcttgcgCCATTCATCTGCGACGTCCGGCGCTGTCCAG GCGTGTTTTGCAAGGCCTGTTTTAAGCGCGTGGGAGGCACGTGTGACGTGTGCGCGCGACCTGCGACTTTCCAGGAAGACAGCCAGGAGGAGCC CGACTCGAGCGAGGACGAGCGAGGACGAGTGTGA
- the dcst2 gene encoding DC-STAMP domain-containing protein 2 isoform X2, whose product MAGRGVNWLPWRRPGRPPSSSSSAAAALRRRRKVRSYLCGAGRSLLAFGAGLTLASCYGATALFLEGAPLWTCVYSTLAVAAAAAFGMGMSVRVRGAVGLMMPALCSGQSTRRRRARVCDCTRRVNVCVAQGRNFLLLASTWLLVSGPVANTLENAEQAAASLLCGAELAANQTRQLMRNAATPLLAALDHIRQMGSNAAAMATRVNKLIGSVSDAIRQIGEESTTMRESLRARVLTLRLCPPPARTVRNVLHYLVDIGNVCDSKMGLPYAKCRAIFKQARVDCNARLGNFKHLCKVVSDFMRLCNLAKAPEVFCLVPEYVGTLLQDKLADSTIAAFQRMRRQFDFNLSVSADLEADADVSRSLRESGQGILEQLSGDLKVLAALRGPLVWAGLVLLTYSLIRAVHYQHKYLTHLNFDNVYISAQFVELDCQLTSEGGASVLPITRRESQLYIRPLALRLTRSECRSVLVGVASVCRHALISAVLVALDFLVFWLLDQVHRQVRGGVVARAPVKVSILVEGLGYMADIMRDLVASFNLLQAGNVTVISSKCLRAPSQPDYAACFTLGFLLGAALLVAFAGGMVQRSRRLICAYFHPDTERVHARTPLDGLAAVRPADVDFPLRQARIRFLRQQILDERRAAGRALVRASARKPAGGAGPCGRLGALCARLPGGDAYLSQMCLACGEGAGLAPFICDVRRCPGVFCKACFKRVGGTCDVCARPATFQEDSQEEPDSSEDERGRV is encoded by the exons ATGGCCGGAAGAGGAGTCAActggttaccatggcgacgcccCGGCAG GCCACCATCCTCGTCATCGTCGGCAGCCGCGGCCTTGCGGCGGCGCCGGAAGGTGCGAAGCTACCTGTGCGGGGCGGGGCGGAGCCTGCTGGCGTTCGGGGCTGGGCTGACGCTGGCCTCGTGCTACGGCGCCACCGCGCTCTTCCTGGAGGGGGCGCCGCTGTGGACGTGCGTGTACAGCACGCTGGccgtggccgccgccgccgccttcggGATGGGGATGTCGGTGCGCGTGCGCGGCGCCGTCGGCCTCATGATGCCGGCGCTGTGCTCCGGTCAGTCGACTCGCCGGCgccgcgcgcgtgtgtgtgattgCACGAGacgtgtaaatgtgtgtgtagcTCAGGGGCGTAACTTCCTGTTGCTGGCGAGCACGTGGTTGCTGGTGTCGGGTCCGGTGGCGAACACGCTGGAGAATGCGGAGCAAGCTGCCGCCAGCCTCCTTTGCGGCGCCGAGCTGGCGGCCAATCAGACGCGACAGCTGATGAGGAATgcggccacgccccttttgG CCGCGCTGGATCACATCCGGCAGATGGGCAGTAACGCCGCCGCCATGGCGACCCGGGTCAACAAGCTGATCGGCTCGGTGAGCGACGCCATCCGCCAAATTGGTGAGGAAAGCACAACCATGCGCGAGAGCTTGCGTGCGCGCGTCCTCACCTTGCGTCTTTGTCCTCCTCCAGCTCGCACCGTGAGGAACGTCCTTCACTACCTGGTGGACATCGGCAACGTGTGCGACTCCAAAATGGGTTTGCCGTACGCCAAGTGTCGCGCCATCTTCAAGCAGGCGCGAGTTGACTGCAACGCTCGGCTGGGCAACTTCAAACATCTTTGTAAAGTCGTCAGCGACTTCATGCGCCTTTGCAATTTGGCCAAAG CCCCGGAAGTCTTCTGCCTGGTCCCGGAGTACGTCGGCACTCTGCTCCAGGACAAGCTGGCCGACT CCACCATCGCCGCCTTCCAGCGGATGCGCAGGCAGTTCGACTTCAACCTGTCGGTGTCGGCCGACTTGGAGGCGGACGCCGACGTCAGCCGCTCGCTGCGGGAGAGCGGCCAGGGAATCCTGGAGCAGCTGAGCGGGGACCTCAAAGTCCTCGCCGCGCTTAGAGGGCCGCTGGTGTGGGCGGGGCTTGTGCTCCTCACCTACTCCCTGATCAG ggCAGTGCATTACCAGCACAAGTACTTGACACACTTGAACTTCGACAACGTTTACATCAGCGCCCAGTTTGTCGAGCTGGACTGTCAGCTGACCTCAGAGGGCGGGGCTTCCGTCCTGCCAATCACGCGTCGAGAATCTCAGCTCTACATTCGACCGC TGGCCCTGCGGCTGACGAGGAGCGAGTGTCGCTCGGTGCTGGTGGGCGTGGCCTCGGTTTGCCGGCACGCGCTGATTTCGGCTGTTCTGGTTGCGCTGGACTTCCTGGTCTTCTGGCTTCTGGATCAGGTGCACCGGCAGGTCCGGGGAGGCGTCGTGGCCCGAG CTCCGGTGAAGGTGTCGATCCTGGTGGAAGGTTTGGGCTACATGGCCGACATCATGCGCGACCTGGTGGCGTCCTTCAACTTGCTGCAGGCGGGAAACGTGACGGTCATCAGCAGCAAGTGTCTACGTGCGCCGTCACAACCCGACTACGCCGCCTGCTTCACGCTAG GCTTCCTGTTGGGCGCGGCCCTGCTGGTGGCGTTCGCCGGAGGGATGGTGCAGCGATCGCGACGCCTTATCTGCGCCTACTTCCACCCCGACACCGAGAgggtacacgcacgcacgccactCGATGGCTTGGCCGCCGTCCGACCAGCTGACGTTGACTTCCCGCTCCGGCAGGCGCGCATCCGCTTCCTTCGCCAGCAGATCCTGGACGAGCGGCGGGCAGCGGGACGAGCCCTGGTGAGGGCGTCGGCCAGGAAGCCGGCGGGAGGAGCCGGGCCCTGCGGCCGTCTCGGGGCGCTGTGTGCACG GCTTCCGGGCGGAGACGCTTACCTGTCGCAAATGTGCTTGGCCTGCggcgagggggcggggcttgcgCCATTCATCTGCGACGTCCGGCGCTGTCCAG GCGTGTTTTGCAAGGCCTGTTTTAAGCGCGTGGGAGGCACGTGTGACGTGTGCGCGCGACCTGCGACTTTCCAGGAAGACAGCCAGGAGGAGCC CGACTCGAGCGAGGACGAGCGAGGACGAGTGTGA
- the dcst2 gene encoding DC-STAMP domain-containing protein 2 isoform X7, translating into MASSASGQVRASRVSSYLKSLTVFSRQRPPSSSSSAAAALRRRRKVRSYLCGAGRSLLAFGAGLTLASCYGATALFLEGAPLWTCVYSTLAVAAAAAFGMGMSVRVRGAVGLMMPALCSGQSTRRRRARVCDCTRRVNVCVAQGRNFLLLASTWLLVSGPVANTLENAEQAAASLLCGAELAANQTRQLMRNAATPLLAALDHIRQMGSNAAAMATRVNKLIGSVSDAIRQIGEESTTMRESLRARVLTLRLCPPPARTVRNVLHYLVDIGNVCDSKMGLPYAKCRAIFKQARVDCNARLGNFKHLCKVVSDFMRLCNLAKAPEVFCLVPEYVGTLLQDKLADSTIAAFQRMRRQFDFNLSVSADLEADADVSRSLRESGQGILEQLSGDLKVLAALRGPLVWAGLVLLTYSLIRAVHYQHKYLTHLNFDNVYISAQFVELDCQLTSEGGASVLPITRRESQLYIRPLALRLTRSECRSVLVGVASVCRHALISAVLVALDFLVFWLLDQVHRQVRGGVVARAPVKVSILVEGLGYMADIMRDLVASFNLLQAGNVTVISSKCLRAPSQPDYAACFTLGFLLGAALLVAFAGGMVQRSRRLICAYFHPDTERVHARTPLDGLAAVRPADVDFPLRQARIRFLRQQILDERRAAGRALVRASARKPAGGAGPCGRLGALCARRVLQGLF; encoded by the exons ATGGCAAGCTCCGCCTCTGGCCAAGTCCGAGCATCCCGAGTGAGCTCGTATCTGAAAAGCCTGACCGTGTTTTCCCGCCAAAGGCCACCATCCTCGTCATCGTCGGCAGCCGCGGCCTTGCGGCGGCGCCGGAAGGTGCGAAGCTACCTGTGCGGGGCGGGGCGGAGCCTGCTGGCGTTCGGGGCTGGGCTGACGCTGGCCTCGTGCTACGGCGCCACCGCGCTCTTCCTGGAGGGGGCGCCGCTGTGGACGTGCGTGTACAGCACGCTGGccgtggccgccgccgccgccttcggGATGGGGATGTCGGTGCGCGTGCGCGGCGCCGTCGGCCTCATGATGCCGGCGCTGTGCTCCGGTCAGTCGACTCGCCGGCgccgcgcgcgtgtgtgtgattgCACGAGacgtgtaaatgtgtgtgtagcTCAGGGGCGTAACTTCCTGTTGCTGGCGAGCACGTGGTTGCTGGTGTCGGGTCCGGTGGCGAACACGCTGGAGAATGCGGAGCAAGCTGCCGCCAGCCTCCTTTGCGGCGCCGAGCTGGCGGCCAATCAGACGCGACAGCTGATGAGGAATgcggccacgccccttttgG CCGCGCTGGATCACATCCGGCAGATGGGCAGTAACGCCGCCGCCATGGCGACCCGGGTCAACAAGCTGATCGGCTCGGTGAGCGACGCCATCCGCCAAATTGGTGAGGAAAGCACAACCATGCGCGAGAGCTTGCGTGCGCGCGTCCTCACCTTGCGTCTTTGTCCTCCTCCAGCTCGCACCGTGAGGAACGTCCTTCACTACCTGGTGGACATCGGCAACGTGTGCGACTCCAAAATGGGTTTGCCGTACGCCAAGTGTCGCGCCATCTTCAAGCAGGCGCGAGTTGACTGCAACGCTCGGCTGGGCAACTTCAAACATCTTTGTAAAGTCGTCAGCGACTTCATGCGCCTTTGCAATTTGGCCAAAG CCCCGGAAGTCTTCTGCCTGGTCCCGGAGTACGTCGGCACTCTGCTCCAGGACAAGCTGGCCGACT CCACCATCGCCGCCTTCCAGCGGATGCGCAGGCAGTTCGACTTCAACCTGTCGGTGTCGGCCGACTTGGAGGCGGACGCCGACGTCAGCCGCTCGCTGCGGGAGAGCGGCCAGGGAATCCTGGAGCAGCTGAGCGGGGACCTCAAAGTCCTCGCCGCGCTTAGAGGGCCGCTGGTGTGGGCGGGGCTTGTGCTCCTCACCTACTCCCTGATCAG ggCAGTGCATTACCAGCACAAGTACTTGACACACTTGAACTTCGACAACGTTTACATCAGCGCCCAGTTTGTCGAGCTGGACTGTCAGCTGACCTCAGAGGGCGGGGCTTCCGTCCTGCCAATCACGCGTCGAGAATCTCAGCTCTACATTCGACCGC TGGCCCTGCGGCTGACGAGGAGCGAGTGTCGCTCGGTGCTGGTGGGCGTGGCCTCGGTTTGCCGGCACGCGCTGATTTCGGCTGTTCTGGTTGCGCTGGACTTCCTGGTCTTCTGGCTTCTGGATCAGGTGCACCGGCAGGTCCGGGGAGGCGTCGTGGCCCGAG CTCCGGTGAAGGTGTCGATCCTGGTGGAAGGTTTGGGCTACATGGCCGACATCATGCGCGACCTGGTGGCGTCCTTCAACTTGCTGCAGGCGGGAAACGTGACGGTCATCAGCAGCAAGTGTCTACGTGCGCCGTCACAACCCGACTACGCCGCCTGCTTCACGCTAG GCTTCCTGTTGGGCGCGGCCCTGCTGGTGGCGTTCGCCGGAGGGATGGTGCAGCGATCGCGACGCCTTATCTGCGCCTACTTCCACCCCGACACCGAGAgggtacacgcacgcacgccactCGATGGCTTGGCCGCCGTCCGACCAGCTGACGTTGACTTCCCGCTCCGGCAGGCGCGCATCCGCTTCCTTCGCCAGCAGATCCTGGACGAGCGGCGGGCAGCGGGACGAGCCCTGGTGAGGGCGTCGGCCAGGAAGCCGGCGGGAGGAGCCGGGCCCTGCGGCCGTCTCGGGGCGCTGTGTGCACG GCGTGTTTTGCAAGGCCTGTTTTAA